Proteins encoded in a region of the Hippocampus zosterae strain Florida chromosome 11, ASM2543408v3, whole genome shotgun sequence genome:
- the wu:fc17b08 gene encoding uncharacterized protein wu:fc17b08 isoform X4, which produces MIRQFAAEYTSKTSSPQDSDSAPQPNSDQSPQTPALTCGAPPSSPAGNVAGPAHSHNPVLSKLLMADQEVPLDLTIKKTPSEPSEQEGVLDLSIKKDRHSGSSLPVPSLRLTPKLSTIKGECQDVCIAKAKELQSTSTLEQFMAKLCRHHQRTIVDAIGFLQMELAASKTQQNSDSAVQGATRSTPKSGTVMPEKLCSKLEPPSESTAKLEILDMSCSIQSGNVTEMAPENVIPSTTSVAACPALDLHSARSGTNQALIPIEAENNRNGDHAPLKMKIKKSSNVAAGRKLSCVLTTSLTSDSESLEDKQSKSNSLNRMDTRSARFSSSLRRQYQLSQMYHARQSRAVWRAEGGPTKRCSVPQSLRADSPRTARKTIRPASHQHTRHSPSRTVDPDLGHCDIVYIDKPITECFKEQRHLIPRRNARKSTRGHLYSDEIWELKTVRTLAGRGNCLNSMPELITPITPKQILSKPKGVPPVDMPFAGTCRETISEGTRSEQSDERIVPGTGDMVEVAAGEVETSVIVETSQTDQAQSQFETPFSKINSLIEKTVRDGTTHVGADEEPIQLNQDEPSNIKKVSESEENVAHASFEDARQKENDPEAEKNGSRTLAETAAVEQSERVSIQKAESQISCEKIKSNEVVPLPTRMSSCVNRAENQETENEKPREPQQDVLSENRRKPGKYITSASAEDPIMNELESSTTARESTAPGATLEEQDDQCDISSKTLDTLLKELPPWRRKKGTVISLPKRLQQAKTVIVGYVNGRPISASDRSLRRRSISSSPSPMKGLSVKPSQKGLKQAQVDSTANNNLAENIPETGMPNESRPEWCPLVSASDIPEKPKIEVSLKSKPIQQRKLVQQDEATETKRQLRSAVQKADETHALAPSSNGVPSTPPAPPALPPFSPPLAESLPPVTPEPSQSSTAQKTPAMLNIEQTQLIEECPALLVRQKLRSSKVGGKESKDENQPLGVEFTSPMEDRASHKTETPTHETTVKRVLRMEPTTQKANVSSPDDNPASSHLTDACRADKPSRMPLRSESSRVEQSPQIPTDKKLSLRSQRLSPPSTSLLSASGKNSEVTSPARTPPEQRKKSHMKAPSLSTASSLSQVTGLRHQPRKQRNKFIEALAGEENKRLLTNLNIKYEKMQKGWLQMERDGQIAAKYRNRADRQAAIWKSKRRARKPKTLEHQRCSPVQLLFMKDYNLSSICRWFLESTETKSLIIVKKVNTRLPSETQLCFHSSSSGSGASQGVFPSLQAERLKKHLKKFALTSPVKSNPKSQKLIAKALEQEMTSVKGKERREPLSAAHGFNQSPVGVVAQGQGEPQKFVGKPKNPASARILRKYSNIRGKMQVQQTNIRFKGVSKSLVKRLCTESVSKSAVLPPLNTPKIVALSAAKTIKATKRLRRKTLARKRVMRHRAAKVQDVSRVRRCSQRLSSAVGLSKSKAVKKSSQDDKRVEMVTTSKVNAGKCQTIDSPERREIKDTPEAGSQSLDVKPQSVSDQVLTRSQRKMEAASKRPKLAKEQASLKPARKVEDMSKKGAVKRSRSAVWPRTRSQELLATPAKRTRTSR; this is translated from the coding sequence TGAGTGTCAAGACGTGTGCATTGCGAAGGCAAAAGAACTCCAGTCCACCTCAACGCTGGAGCAGTTCATGGCCAAACTCTGCCGCCATCACCAGAGAACAATTGTTGACGCCATAGGTTTCCTGCAGATGGAGCTCGCTGCCTCGAAAACACAGCAAAATAGTGACTCTGCAGTCCAGGGAGCAACGCGCTCCACTCCAAAATCCGGCACAGTCATGCCTGAGAAGTTGTGCTCGAAGCTCGAGCCTCCTAGTGAATCCACGGCAAAACTTGAAATCTTGGATATGTCTTGTTCCATCCAAAGCGGTAATGTCACAGAAATGGCTCCAGAGAATGTCATTCCATCGACAACATCTGTTGCTGCTTGCCCTGCGTTGGATCTTCATAGCGCCCGATCAGGGACCAACCAGGCTCTTATTCCCATAGAAGCTGAGAACAACCGTAATGGTGATCATGCACCTCTTaagatgaaaataaagaaaagcagCAATGTTGCTGCTGGAAGAAAGTTATCTTGTGTGCTGACAACCTCGCTTACATCTGACTCTGAATCCCTGGAGGACAAACAAAGTAAATCGAATTCACTGAATAGAATGGACACTCGTAGCGCGAGATTCAGCTCATCTCTGAGAAGACAATATCAGCTCAGTCAAATGTATCACGCAAGGCAAAGCAGAGCTGTGTGGCGAGCCGAGGGTGGACCCACCAAACGCTGTTCAGTTCCTCAATCTCTTAGAGCAGATTCGCCACGAACTGCCAGGAAGACCATCCGGCCAGCGTCTCATCAACACACTCGACACTCTCCTTCTAGGACAGTGGATCCTGATCTTGGTCACTGTGACATTGTTTACATTGACAAACCAATTACAGAGTGTTTTAAAGAACAGCGCCATTTGATCCCTCGTCGCAATGCTAGAAAAAGCACCCGAGGACATTTATACTCTGATGAAATCTGGGAGTTAAAAACTGTCCGCACGTTGGCAGGCAGGGGCAACTGTCTAAATTCCATGCCAGAGTTGATTACACCGATTACCCCCAAACAAATCCTTTCCAAGCCTAAAGGCGTACCCCCAGTCGATATGCCTTTTGCCGGAACATGCAGAGAGACAATAAGTGAAGGCACACGCTCTGAACAGTCTGATGAGAGGATAGTTCCAGGCACAGGAGACATGGTCGAAGTGGCAGCCGGTGAAGTAGAAACGTCAGTTATCGTAGAAACTAGTCAGACGGATCAGGCTCAGAGCCAGTTTGAGACCCCCTTCTCAAAAATAAACTCTCTGATAGAAAAAACAGTAAGAGATGGCACAACACACGTCGGAGCAGATGAAGAACCAATCCAGTTAAACCAAGACGAACCATCCAACATCAAAAAAGTGAGTGAAAGTGAGGAAAATGTAGCACATGCTTCATTTGAAGATGCAAGGCAAAAGGAAAATGACCCTGAAGCTGAAAAGAATGGATCTAGAACACTGGCAGAAACGGCAGCAGTCGAACAATCGGAGAGAGTCAGCATCCAGAAAGCGGAATCTCAGATTTCATGTGAGAAAATAAAGAGCAATGAGGTGGTCCCTCTCCCAACTCGCATGTCATCATGCGTAAATCGCGCAGAGAACCaagaaactgaaaatgagaaaCCCAGGGAACCACAGCAGGATGTCCTTTCTGAAAACAGACGAAAGCCAGGAAAGTACATCACCTCAGCTTCTGCTGAAGACCCGATAATGAATGAGCTAGAAAGTTCAACAACCGCCCGTGAAAGTACTGCGCCTGGAGCAACGTTAGAAGAACAAGATGATCAATGTGACATTTCTTCAAAGACACTTGATACTCTCTTAAAGGAATTACCTCCTTGGCGTCGAAAAAAAGGCACTGTTATCTCCCTGCCAAAGAGGTTACAACAAGCAAAGACCGTAATCGTGGGCTATGTCAACGGAAGACCCATATCAGCCTCCGACAGAAGTCTGCGACGGAGATCCATCTCCAGTAGCCCGTCACCAATGAAAGGCCTGTCAGTGAAACCAAGTCAGAAAGGACTGAAACAGGCTCAGGTTGACTCAACTGCAAACAATAATTTGGCGGAAAATATCCCTGAAACCGGAATGCCCAATGAATCCAGACCTGAGTGGTGTCCACTGGTTTCAGCTTCTGACATACCAGAAAAGCCAAAAATTGAAGTCTCACTCAAATCCAAGCCTATCCAGCAACGCAAGCTCGTTCAGCAAGACGAAGCAACCGAAACCAAACGACAGCTAAGATCGGCTGTCCAGAAAGCCGATGAAACTCATGCATTAGCACCTTCTTCAAATGGAGTCCCATCCACTCCCCCTGCTCCTCCAGCACTGCCTCCATTTTCTCCTCCCTTGGCAGAGTCATTGCCGCCTGTAACACCGGAACCATCGCAAAGCAGTACCGCCCAAAAGACACCGGCGATGTTAAACATTGAACAAACTCAATTAATAGAAGAATGCCCGGCCCTGCTGGTCCGACAAAAGTTACGATCTTCAAAGGTGGGAGGAAAGGAAAGCAAAGATGAGAACCAGCCTCTCGGTGTGGAGTTCACAAGCCCAATGGAGGATCGGGCTTCCCATAAGACCGAAACACCAACACATGAAACAACAGTAAAACGTGTTCTTCGAATGGAGCCTACGACCCAGAAAGCAAATGTCTCGTCTCCAGATGACAATCCCGCAAGTTCACATCTTACCGATGCTTGTAGAGCAGACAAACCCTCAAGAATGCCACTGAGGAGTGAAAGTAGCAGGGTTGAACAGTCCCCTCAAATCCCAACAGACAAAAAGCTTTCTTTACGATCACAGAGGTTGTCTCCACCGTCCACCAGTTTACTCTCAGCATCTGGAAAGAACTCTGAAGTGACGTCGCCGGCCAGAACGCCTCCagagcaaagaaagaaaagtcacaTGAAGGCCCCTTCGTTATCCACCGCATCATCACTCTCCCAAGTAACGGGACTCAGACACCAGCCGcgcaaacaaagaaacaagttCATCGAGGCACTGGCAGGAGAGGAAAACAAACGGCTGCTCACCAACTTGAACATCAAATATGAGAAGATGCAGAAAGGCTGGCTGCAAATGGAGCGAGATGGCCAGATCGCAGCAAAATATAGAAACCGAGCCGACAGACAGGCTGCCATTTGGAAAAGTAAACGCAGGGCCCGCAAGCCAAAGACCTTAGAGCACCAGAGGTGCTCGCCCGTGCAATTGCTCTTCATGAAGGACTACAATCTTTCCAGTATTTGTCGCTGGTTCCTGGAATCAACGGAAACAAAGTCTCTCATCATCGTGAAGAAAGTCAATACGCGTCTTCCGTCTGAAACTCAGCTGTGCTTCCACAGCTCGTCCAGTGGTTCAGGAGCCTCTCAGGGCGTCTTTCCAAGTTTACAGGCAGAGCGCTTAAAGAAACATCTCAAAAAGTTTGCTCTCACCTCTCCCGTGAAAAGCAACCCGAAAAGTCAGAAGCTGATCGCAAAGGCCCTGGAGCAGGAGATGACCTCTGTCAAAGGTAAAGAGAGGCGAGAACCCCTCAGTGCTGCTCATGGTTTCAATCAGTCACCCGTCGGTGTTGTTGCTCAGGGACAAGGTGAACCCCAGAAATTTGTCGGGAAACCCAAGAATCCGGCGAGCGCCCGGATTTTGAGAAAATACTCGAACATTAGAGGGAAGATGCAGGTCCAGCAAACCAACATACGTTTCAAAGGGGTCTCCAAAAGCTTGGTGAAAAGACTTTGTACGGAATCTGTTTCAAAGTCAGCCGTCCTTCCTCCTCTGAATACACCGAAAATAGTTGCCCTATCTGCTGCAAAGACCATCAAAGCAACCAAAAGGCTGAGAAGGAAAACACTGGCAAGAAAGAGGGTGATGAGACATCGAGCCGCCAAAGTTCAGGACGTCAGTCGGGTAAGAAGGTGTTCGCAACGACTGAGTTCTGCGGTCGGCTTATCAAAGAGCAAAGCGGTCAAAAAATCATCGCAAGATGACAAACGAGTGGAAATGGTCACCACGAGCAAAGTGAACGCTGGCAAATGTCAAACAATTGACTCGCCGGAAAGACGAGAAATCAAAGATACCCCTGAGGCCGGCTCGCAAAGTCTGGACGTCAAGCCTCAGAGCGTTTCTGACCAGGTTCTGACAAGATCCCAGAGAAAAATGGAAGCGGCGTCAAAGAGGCCAAAGTTAGCCAAGGAACAAGCGTCTCTCAAGCCGGCCAGGAAGGTGGAGGACATGAGCAAAAAAGGTGCCGTGAAGAGAAGTCGCTCCGCCGTGTGGCCGCGTACCAGATCGCAGGAGCTCCTGGCAACCCCCGCGAAACGCACCAGGACGTCCAGATGA